A window of Campylobacter ureolyticus contains these coding sequences:
- a CDS encoding ankyrin repeat domain-containing protein has translation MKKFLVLAFFCAFLSANICEEIEKNPSEFFLNSSNKDKFLKDEDCFYMAKSLEPLREVSAKIRGLDIDCDGREAISFWQDFQFDIYKALIAPEIYKTTLKDANSSDLEVNQNRQYFQIWALQSFDNKEKFDLFNSLYQVAVPMLVDYYKKNYDEGSAIFYASRVANEYLKAAVGSHKNYQIDALNKALLNSKFDINLLINYLYTYKPSGNELTNALKTAILLDKDTQFIQTLIKWGANLNTGHENSLFYALKNMEIFKILVKNGAKIGYKNSFGKTLLFYACELNDENLVKFLVKSGANINSKIISNYEKTALSSSGTLPFSLCALNHTSKSVLMHAAKYSNLNIVKFLVQSGASIDEIDDLGYNVADWAAQNKDIEVLRYFESLGIKQTDFLGGYYE, from the coding sequence ATGAAAAAATTTTTAGTTTTAGCTTTTTTTTGTGCTTTTTTGAGTGCAAACATTTGCGAAGAGATCGAAAAAAATCCTAGTGAGTTTTTTTTAAATTCTTCAAATAAAGATAAATTTTTAAAAGATGAAGATTGCTTTTATATGGCTAAATCTTTAGAACCATTAAGAGAAGTAAGTGCCAAAATTAGAGGGCTTGATATAGATTGTGATGGAAGAGAAGCTATTAGCTTTTGGCAAGATTTTCAGTTTGATATCTACAAAGCTTTAATCGCACCTGAAATTTATAAAACAACTTTAAAAGATGCAAACTCAAGCGATTTAGAAGTAAATCAAAATAGACAATATTTTCAAATTTGGGCTTTGCAAAGTTTTGATAATAAAGAAAAATTTGATCTTTTTAACTCGCTTTATCAAGTTGCAGTTCCGATGCTTGTGGATTATTATAAAAAAAATTACGATGAAGGAAGTGCGATATTTTATGCCTCACGCGTGGCAAATGAGTATCTAAAAGCAGCTGTTGGAAGTCATAAAAATTACCAAATTGATGCATTAAACAAAGCTTTATTAAATAGCAAATTTGATATAAATTTATTAATAAATTATCTTTATACTTACAAACCATCGGGGAATGAACTAACTAATGCTTTAAAAACTGCTATTTTATTGGATAAAGATACACAATTTATACAAACTTTAATAAAATGGGGCGCAAATTTAAACACTGGACATGAAAACAGCCTTTTTTACGCTCTTAAAAATATGGAAATTTTTAAAATTTTGGTTAAAAATGGTGCTAAAATAGGCTATAAAAACAGCTTTGGAAAAACTTTACTTTTTTATGCTTGTGAGTTAAATGATGAAAATTTAGTTAAGTTTTTAGTTAAAAGTGGAGCAAACATAAATTCAAAAATCATCTCAAACTATGAAAAAACAGCACTTAGTTCAAGTGGAACTTTACCATTTAGCCTTTGTGCTTTAAATCACACTTCAAAAAGCGTTTTAATGCACGCTGCAAAATATTCAAATTTAAATATCGTTAAATTTTTAGTTCAAAGTGGTGCAAGCATTGATGAAATCGATGATTTAGGCTACAACGTGGCTGATTGGGCAGCTCAAAATAAAGACATAGAAGTTTTAAGATATTTTGAGAGTTTGGGGATTAAACAAACTGATTTTTTAGGAGGATATTATGAATAA
- a CDS encoding restriction endonuclease subunit S, which produces MFEKLNTKKLNYKASELLKNPQKGFIPALTAGSQNQGLNCYVPKSEATILKNVISLSANGDGIAFFQSGEFTILQDAYAIDFICKPNKISNNHYLFIVGAINKIIGKYNWNNKSGWNRVKDDKIKLPIKDENLGDDLENIDFKFMEDFIAELEAQRIAELEAQRIAELEAYLITTNLKDYNLTTDEKQALKDFENLELGEFKIGDLYKKAGLKKAKFDKSSDTSQIQDEIYSLPLVNAKHGNNGIMFYGKESIFPFVEMTIDIVQNGAVATGDVYPQPQKTGILWDAYLIKATKRKDTRQTLFYFACAIEKSIKLKYCYEFKATWNRVKNEKIQLPVQNGEINYKFMQNFIKAIEKLVIKDVVDFADEKISLTKKCIKTPCETK; this is translated from the coding sequence TTGTTTGAAAAATTAAATACTAAAAAATTAAACTATAAAGCCTCAGAATTGCTAAAAAATCCTCAAAAAGGCTTCATACCTGCTTTGACTGCTGGTAGTCAAAACCAAGGCTTAAATTGTTATGTTCCCAAGAGTGAGGCTACAATTTTAAAAAATGTGATATCACTTTCTGCAAATGGAGATGGAATTGCATTTTTTCAAAGTGGAGAATTTACAATTTTACAAGACGCCTATGCCATAGATTTTATATGCAAACCAAATAAAATATCAAATAATCATTATTTGTTTATAGTTGGTGCTATAAATAAAATAATTGGAAAATACAATTGGAATAATAAATCTGGTTGGAATAGGGTTAAAGACGACAAAATCAAACTCCCAATAAAAGATGAAAATTTAGGAGACGATTTAGAAAATATTGATTTTAAATTTATGGAGGACTTTATCGCCGAGCTTGAGGCTCAGCGTATCGCCGAGCTTGAGGCTCAGCGTATCGCCGAGCTTGAGGCTTATCTAATAACAACAAATTTAAAAGACTATAATCTTACAACCGATGAAAAACAGGCACTAAAAGATTTTGAAAATTTAGAGTTGGGTGAGTTTAAAATTGGTGATTTATATAAAAAAGCTGGGCTTAAAAAAGCAAAATTTGATAAAAGCAGTGATACATCACAAATTCAAGATGAAATATATTCACTTCCTTTGGTAAATGCAAAACACGGAAATAATGGGATTATGTTTTATGGAAAAGAAAGCATTTTTCCTTTTGTTGAAATGACGATTGATATTGTTCAAAATGGTGCTGTTGCTACTGGTGATGTTTATCCACAACCACAAAAAACTGGAATTTTATGGGATGCATATTTAATAAAAGCAACAAAAAGAAAAGATACAAGACAAACATTATTTTATTTTGCTTGTGCAATTGAAAAATCTATCAAGTTAAAATATTGTTATGAATTTAAGGCTACTTGGAATAGGGTAAAAAATGAAAAAATCCAACTTCCAGTCCAAAACGGCGAAATAAATTATAAATTTATGCAAAATTTTATAAAAGCCATTGAGAAATTGGTTATAAAAGATGTTGTGGATTTTGCAGATGAAAAGATAAGTTTAACTAAAAAATGTATTAAAACGCCCTGCGAAACGAAGTAA
- a CDS encoding HsdM family class I SAM-dependent methyltransferase — protein sequence MVKRKNQSVEPNIENLGNGWLKSYKLDYKLKQESLNNEIDKALNEYYSKNGGDGGNIPDAKLLLQDKEMKFYPILIEYKGYKDKLIKLDNYGNVENKTAKNKPNFKNINSYALNGAVHYANAILHYTSYSEIIAIGMTGYKDEFDELKHEIAVYYVSKENFGIGQKVGEFSDFSFLKKENFDNFIEKIKELTLSQSELEKLKSQREAEINTSLIKLNNDIYQNEKGLGENDRVYLVAASIMSTLGVAGKVSPLEKEDLESSTEQGNTDGDIILRKINAFLSTKNLPKDKKDLIIRTLANTLTTENINKPHNGESQLKRVFTKIVDDLGIYYKIGLTTDFTGKLFNEMYSWLGFTQDKLNDVVLTPSYIAKLLVKLARVDRNSYVWDFATGSAGLLVAAMNEMINDAKKHLKSPDEFRQKEASIKANQLLGLEVLSSIYMLAILNMIMMGDGSSNILNKDSLLNFSGDYGFGNTNEKFPATAFVLNPPYSAKGCGMIFVQKALSMMKSGYAAIIIQSSAGSGKAVDENKEILKNNTLLASIKMPIDLFVGKSSVQTYIYVFKVGEAHHKDEVVKFIDFSDDGYTRTNRKKSSTNLVDSNNAKGRYAELVNLVRFGKTKLEIFTEKEYYEGHIDPNKGDDWNQSAPIDTRPSLDDFKKTVADYLAFEVSNLLKNKDCLGK from the coding sequence ATGGTAAAAAGAAAAAATCAATCCGTTGAGCCAAATATCGAAAATCTTGGAAATGGCTGGCTTAAAAGTTATAAGCTTGATTATAAACTCAAGCAAGAAAGTCTAAATAATGAAATCGATAAAGCCTTAAACGAGTATTACTCTAAAAATGGTGGCGATGGTGGAAATATACCCGATGCAAAGCTTCTTTTACAAGATAAGGAGATGAAATTTTATCCCATTTTGATAGAGTATAAAGGCTACAAAGATAAGTTAATAAAGCTTGATAATTACGGCAATGTCGAAAATAAAACTGCCAAAAATAAGCCAAATTTTAAAAACATCAACTCTTATGCTTTAAATGGAGCTGTGCATTATGCAAATGCTATTTTGCACTATACAAGTTATAGTGAGATTATTGCTATCGGGATGACTGGCTACAAAGATGAATTTGATGAGTTAAAGCACGAAATAGCTGTTTATTATGTCTCAAAGGAAAATTTCGGAATAGGGCAAAAGGTAGGTGAGTTTAGTGACTTTTCATTTCTCAAAAAAGAAAATTTTGACAACTTCATAGAAAAGATAAAAGAGCTTACATTAAGCCAAAGCGAACTTGAAAAGCTTAAAAGTCAAAGAGAAGCTGAAATTAACACAAGTCTTATAAAGCTAAATAATGACATTTATCAAAACGAAAAAGGTTTAGGCGAAAATGATAGAGTTTATCTAGTTGCCGCTTCGATTATGTCGACTTTGGGTGTTGCAGGAAAAGTTAGTCCGCTTGAAAAAGAAGATCTAGAGTCATCAACTGAGCAAGGTAATACCGATGGTGATATAATTCTTAGAAAAATCAATGCTTTTTTAAGCACAAAAAACCTCCCAAAAGATAAAAAAGATCTAATCATTCGAACTCTTGCAAATACGCTTACTACCGAAAATATAAACAAACCTCACAACGGCGAAAGCCAACTTAAAAGAGTTTTTACAAAAATAGTCGATGATTTAGGGATTTATTACAAAATCGGACTTACTACGGATTTTACAGGAAAGCTTTTTAATGAAATGTATTCTTGGCTTGGATTTACACAAGATAAGCTAAACGATGTAGTTCTTACGCCTTCATATATCGCAAAACTTCTAGTAAAACTTGCAAGAGTTGATCGCAACTCTTATGTTTGGGACTTTGCCACAGGAAGTGCAGGGCTTTTGGTAGCGGCTATGAATGAGATGATAAATGACGCAAAAAAACACTTAAAAAGCCCAGATGAGTTTAGACAAAAAGAAGCTAGCATCAAAGCAAATCAACTTTTAGGTCTTGAAGTGCTTTCAAGTATCTATATGCTTGCGATTTTAAATATGATAATGATGGGTGATGGCTCATCAAATATCTTAAATAAAGACTCACTTTTAAATTTCAGTGGAGATTATGGTTTTGGCAATACAAACGAAAAATTTCCTGCTACTGCTTTTGTGCTAAATCCGCCATATTCTGCTAAGGGTTGTGGTATGATTTTTGTGCAAAAAGCCCTTTCGATGATGAAAAGCGGCTACGCAGCTATTATCATACAAAGCTCAGCAGGTAGTGGAAAAGCAGTAGATGAAAACAAAGAAATTTTAAAAAACAACACACTTCTTGCAAGTATCAAAATGCCAATAGATCTTTTTGTCGGCAAATCAAGCGTGCAAACTTACATTTATGTTTTTAAAGTTGGCGAAGCTCATCACAAAGATGAAGTTGTTAAATTTATAGATTTTTCAGATGACGGCTACACAAGGACGAATCGCAAAAAATCAAGCACAAATTTAGTTGATAGCAACAACGCAAAAGGTCGCTACGCCGAGCTTGTAAATTTGGTAAGATTTGGCAAAACAAAGCTTGAAATTTTCACTGAAAAAGAGTATTACGAAGGACATATCGATCCAAACAAAGGCGATGACTGGAATCAAAGTGCGCCTATCGATACAAGACCAAGTTTAGATGACTTTAAAAAAACAGTGGCTGACTATCTTGCTTTTGAAGTTTCAAATTTGCTTAAAAACAAGGACTGCTTGGGAAAATAG
- a CDS encoding CoA-binding protein has protein sequence MSIKEILINSKTIAVVGLSPDESKPSHYVSKFMKENGYKIYPIYPKFDEILDEKVYRNLGEIRDKIDIVLMFRKSEYAEVLISEVINKNIKTLWLQLGIKNKKAKFIAQNHGINFIEDKCIMQEFLKEFERIKNFIKDKNGKKKKSIR, from the coding sequence ATGAGTATAAAAGAAATCTTAATTAACTCTAAAACCATTGCAGTTGTTGGACTAAGCCCTGATGAAAGCAAACCAAGTCATTATGTTAGTAAATTTATGAAGGAAAATGGCTATAAAATTTATCCAATTTATCCAAAATTTGATGAAATTTTAGATGAGAAAGTTTACAGAAATTTAGGCGAAATTAGGGATAAAATAGACATCGTTCTAATGTTTAGAAAAAGCGAATACGCCGAAGTTTTGATAAGTGAAGTAATTAATAAAAATATAAAAACTCTTTGGCTTCAACTTGGCATAAAAAATAAAAAAGCTAAATTCATAGCTCAAAATCACGGCATAAATTTCATAGAAGATAAATGCATAATGCAAGAATTTTTAAAAGAATTTGAAAGAATTAAAAATTTTATAAAGGATAAAAATGGTAAAAAGAAAAAATCAATCCGTTGA
- the trmA gene encoding tRNA (uridine(54)-C5)-methyltransferase TrmA yields the protein MGFCKHLGECGSCTLNLPYDEQISYKKEFITELFKDVYSGEFKFFSSPKTGYRIRAEFGLYHEGNELFYTMNGLNERHLKINECKKVDGKISNLMPLLLNELKNSEKLKFKVFGVEFIATKNDILVILLYHRNILEIQNELSNLSQNLGVNLIARSRGKKLVFGSENLSESLFINGREFKYTFESSAFIQPNKNVNEKMITWALDVIENPKDLLEMYCGYGNFTIPLSFNFRQVLANEINKNAIKNALKNCELNGALNIEFLRMDSDDLMSAFKGVKFNRLKDVDLKAFEISHILVDPPRAGLSGKVINFIKNYENIIYISCNPLTLRQNLNELCKTHKVVNFAIFDQFPHTKHIECGVMLKKVK from the coding sequence GTGGGGTTTTGCAAGCATTTAGGTGAGTGTGGAAGTTGTACCTTAAACTTGCCTTATGATGAGCAGATTTCATATAAAAAAGAGTTTATTACTGAGCTTTTTAAGGATGTTTATAGTGGCGAATTTAAATTTTTTTCATCGCCTAAAACTGGTTATAGAATAAGAGCTGAGTTTGGACTTTACCACGAAGGAAATGAGCTTTTTTATACGATGAATGGCTTAAATGAGCGTCATTTAAAGATAAATGAGTGCAAAAAAGTTGACGGTAAAATTTCAAATTTGATGCCTTTACTTTTAAATGAGTTAAAAAATAGTGAAAAGCTTAAATTTAAAGTTTTTGGAGTGGAATTTATCGCCACTAAAAATGATATTTTAGTGATTTTATTATATCATAGAAATATTTTAGAAATTCAAAATGAGTTATCAAATTTAAGTCAAAATTTAGGCGTAAATTTGATAGCAAGAAGTAGGGGCAAAAAGCTTGTTTTTGGAAGTGAAAATTTAAGCGAAAGTTTGTTTATAAATGGGCGTGAGTTTAAATATACTTTTGAAAGTTCTGCATTTATCCAGCCAAATAAAAATGTCAATGAAAAGATGATAACTTGGGCTTTAGATGTGATTGAAAATCCTAAAGATTTATTAGAAATGTATTGTGGTTATGGAAATTTTACAATTCCTTTAAGCTTTAATTTTCGCCAAGTTTTAGCAAATGAAATAAATAAAAACGCTATAAAAAATGCCCTTAAAAACTGCGAGTTAAACGGCGCTTTAAACATTGAGTTTTTGCGAATGGATAGCGATGATTTGATGAGTGCATTTAAGGGCGTTAAATTTAACCGCCTTAAAGATGTGGATTTAAAAGCTTTTGAGATTAGTCATATTTTAGTTGATCCACCACGAGCTGGACTTAGTGGGAAGGTTATAAATTTTATAAAAAATTATGAAAATATCATTTATATTTCGTGCAATCCTCTAACTTTAAGACAAAATTTAAACGAGCTTTGCAAAACTCACAAAGTTGTAAATTTTGCTATATTTGACCAGTTTCCACACACAAAGCACATTGAATGCGGAGTTATGCTTAAAAAGGTAAAGTAG
- a CDS encoding prolyl-tRNA synthetase associated domain-containing protein: protein MKKDEIYKFLKNIGVKFKLDNHKAVFSMGELDDESLKYPNRQSKNLFLKDRKKQNYYLITVLGDKRVNLKEFSDKFKTKRLSFATPDELFEILNLTPGSVTPFGILNDKNNKVECFLDSEFMLENHIIGVHPNDNTATIWLKTDDLVKIIKNHGNKISVVNL, encoded by the coding sequence GTGAAAAAGGATGAAATTTATAAATTTTTAAAAAATATCGGCGTTAAATTTAAACTCGATAATCACAAAGCAGTTTTTAGTATGGGCGAACTTGACGATGAGAGTTTAAAATATCCAAATAGACAATCTAAAAATCTGTTTTTAAAAGACAGGAAAAAGCAAAATTACTATTTAATAACAGTTTTAGGAGATAAAAGAGTTAATTTAAAAGAATTTAGCGATAAATTTAAAACTAAAAGGCTATCTTTTGCCACACCAGACGAGCTTTTTGAAATTTTAAATTTGACCCCTGGCTCAGTTACTCCTTTTGGAATTTTAAATGATAAAAACAATAAAGTTGAGTGCTTTTTAGATAGCGAATTTATGCTTGAAAATCACATCATCGGCGTCCATCCAAACGATAACACCGCGACAATTTGGCTAAAAACTGATGATTTAGTAAAAATCATAAAAAATCACGGAAATAAAATAAGTGTTGTAAATTTATAA
- a CDS encoding SDR family NAD(P)-dependent oxidoreductase, translating into MNKVIFITGATSGFGKATALKFAKNGYDVILLGRREERLKKLKDDILKMGVKAHTICADVRDKEAIFKAIDNLPDEFRNIEILVNNAGLALGQDKFGDAKMDDLETMVDTNIKGVLYITKAVLPLINKGGYIFNIGSVAGNWSYQGSNVYGGTKAFIKQFSLNLRNDIRGSGIRVTNIEPGLCKTEFSLVRFKGDKQKADKVYENTQFITADNIAEIIYSCAILPKNVNINSLEVMTTNQTWAGFFHERVN; encoded by the coding sequence ATGAATAAAGTTATATTTATCACAGGTGCAACATCAGGTTTTGGAAAGGCTACGGCTTTGAAATTTGCAAAAAATGGCTATGATGTAATACTACTTGGAAGAAGAGAAGAAAGACTAAAAAAACTAAAAGATGATATTTTAAAAATGGGCGTTAAAGCCCACACAATTTGTGCTGATGTTAGAGATAAAGAAGCTATTTTTAAGGCTATTGATAACTTGCCAGATGAGTTTAGAAATATTGAAATTTTAGTAAATAACGCTGGACTTGCTTTGGGGCAGGATAAATTTGGTGATGCAAAAATGGACGATTTAGAAACTATGGTTGATACAAATATAAAGGGCGTTCTATACATCACAAAGGCGGTTTTACCGTTAATCAATAAAGGTGGATATATTTTTAATATCGGTTCAGTTGCTGGAAATTGGAGCTATCAAGGCTCAAATGTTTATGGCGGAACAAAAGCTTTTATAAAGCAGTTTAGTTTGAATTTAAGAAATGATATAAGAGGAAGTGGCATAAGAGTTACAAATATAGAGCCAGGTCTTTGCAAAACTGAATTTAGCCTTGTTAGATTTAAAGGAGATAAACAAAAAGCTGATAAAGTATATGAAAATACCCAGTTTATAACAGCTGATAATATCGCCGAGATTATTTATAGTTGTGCGATTTTACCAAAAAATGTGAATATAAATAGCCTTGAAGTTATGACGACAAATCAAACTTGGGCTGGATTTTTCCACGAAAGAGTTAATTAG